One genomic segment of Synechocystis sp. LKSZ1 includes these proteins:
- a CDS encoding GUN4 domain-containing protein, whose protein sequence is MSDLPTPVTDPTEALSHQLTTLMEQVTALSQRVTHLENKLLLIPDIDRYGKLQDLLKQGQLKEADLETTQIILDTAAMGRDELSPEIIAKFPCTTLTVIDRLWRTYSEERFGFSIQLEIYQQGGGSIDTLRTQDRKVMGKFAQTVGWLVEGELQFPNYDNWDFSLQAPRGCFPAIWWRSPYGLKMVTFFFSRLMECNI, encoded by the coding sequence ATGTCTGATTTACCAACGCCAGTCACTGACCCCACCGAAGCCCTGAGTCATCAATTGACTACTTTAATGGAACAGGTCACGGCCCTCAGCCAGCGCGTTACCCATCTAGAAAACAAACTTTTGCTAATTCCTGATATTGATCGTTACGGCAAACTGCAAGACCTACTCAAACAGGGACAATTGAAGGAAGCCGACCTGGAAACTACCCAGATTATTCTGGACACGGCGGCCATGGGCCGAGATGAACTCAGTCCCGAAATTATCGCCAAGTTTCCTTGTACTACTCTGACCGTGATTGACCGGCTCTGGCGTACCTATAGCGAAGAACGGTTTGGCTTCAGTATCCAGCTGGAAATCTATCAACAGGGCGGAGGCAGTATCGATACCCTGCGGACTCAAGACCGTAAGGTGATGGGGAAGTTTGCCCAGACCGTTGGCTGGCTGGTGGAAGGGGAACTGCAATTTCCCAACTACGATAACTGGGACTTTTCGCTCCAGGCCCCTAGGGGCTGCTTTCCCGCGATTTGGTGGCGATCTCCCTACGGCCTCAAGATGGTGACGTTCTTCTTTTCGCGTTTAATGGAATGCAATATCTAG
- a CDS encoding pentapeptide repeat-containing protein, with protein MSPVSSHPLVEDFLRRYLLGERDFPGLNLRGCDLIQVVLPGINLTQADFRQARLGKSDLHQAQLLGANLSEALLWGTDLRGANLMLACLRDADLSGALLQGANLSQAYLCKATLSGAHLQGANLEQALLIDADLRPTGEQRTNLAQANLQGADLSYANLGQACLVQANLAGSKLCRATFQTGNPPTWPTDLSGANLQNADLSYADFTGAILTGADLRGADLTGTLLAQADLREALLPSNFQP; from the coding sequence GTGTCTCCAGTTTCCTCCCATCCCCTCGTCGAAGATTTTTTGCGTCGGTACCTCCTCGGTGAGCGAGATTTTCCCGGTCTGAATCTCCGGGGTTGTGACCTCATTCAAGTCGTCTTACCCGGCATTAATCTCACGCAGGCTGATTTTCGCCAGGCTCGTCTCGGCAAAAGTGATCTGCACCAGGCCCAGTTATTGGGGGCCAATTTGAGTGAGGCGTTATTGTGGGGAACGGATTTACGAGGGGCAAACTTAATGTTGGCCTGTTTGCGCGACGCCGATCTCAGTGGTGCGCTTCTGCAGGGGGCGAATTTGAGTCAGGCCTATCTCTGCAAAGCCACCTTGAGCGGTGCCCATCTCCAGGGCGCCAATCTTGAACAGGCCCTGTTAATTGACGCGGATCTGCGGCCCACGGGGGAACAACGAACCAATCTGGCCCAGGCGAACTTGCAAGGGGCCGATTTGAGCTACGCTAACCTGGGTCAGGCCTGTCTAGTACAGGCTAATTTAGCGGGAAGCAAACTCTGTCGAGCAACGTTTCAGACTGGTAATCCGCCCACTTGGCCCACAGACTTAAGCGGGGCCAATCTCCAGAATGCCGATCTCAGTTATGCCGATTTCACTGGCGCCATTCTCACCGGCGCCGATCTACGGGGGGCCGACCTCACGGGAACCTTGTTGGCCCAGGCCGATCTCAGGGAGGCCCTGCTACCGTCCAACTTCCAGCCCTAG
- a CDS encoding saccharopine dehydrogenase-like oxidoreductase codes for MTVSQSPINVGILGFGGLGQAAARILAPKQEMTWVAAADHQGFLYDPQGLDPNQAIATYHQHGSVGHVTGQGHLSDTSITDLVQKAQVDGYFLALPNLPNTFMADVARDFIRSGWRGVLVDALKRTSAVEQLLALQSELAEAGITYLTGCGATPGLLTAAAALAAQSYSEIHQVKITFGVGIANWEAYRATIREDIAHMPGFDVEKARAISDEEVAALLDKTNGILSLENMEHADDIMLELAGICHRDQVTVGGVVDTRNPKKPLSTNVQITGRTFEGKISTHTFTLGDETSMAANVCGPAFGYLKAGQQLHRRGIYGLFTAAEIMPLFVR; via the coding sequence ATGACGGTTAGTCAATCCCCCATCAACGTTGGTATTTTGGGTTTTGGTGGCCTGGGTCAAGCCGCCGCAAGAATTTTGGCCCCTAAACAGGAAATGACCTGGGTCGCCGCCGCAGACCACCAGGGTTTTCTCTACGACCCCCAGGGCCTCGACCCTAATCAAGCCATTGCCACCTACCACCAGCACGGCTCCGTGGGCCACGTTACCGGCCAAGGCCACCTCAGTGACACCAGCATTACTGACCTCGTTCAAAAAGCGCAGGTAGATGGTTATTTTTTGGCCCTGCCCAACCTACCCAATACCTTTATGGCAGATGTGGCTCGGGACTTTATCCGTTCCGGCTGGCGGGGGGTTCTCGTCGATGCCCTGAAACGAACCAGTGCCGTCGAACAACTCCTGGCCCTGCAATCGGAATTAGCGGAAGCGGGCATTACCTATCTGACGGGCTGTGGGGCAACCCCCGGACTGTTAACTGCCGCCGCCGCCCTCGCGGCCCAAAGTTACAGTGAAATTCATCAGGTCAAAATCACCTTTGGGGTCGGCATTGCTAACTGGGAGGCCTATCGAGCCACGATTCGGGAAGATATTGCCCACATGCCTGGCTTTGATGTGGAAAAGGCCAGGGCCATTAGTGATGAAGAGGTAGCCGCACTTTTAGATAAAACCAACGGCATTCTGTCCCTGGAAAATATGGAACATGCCGACGATATTATGCTGGAATTAGCCGGCATTTGTCATCGTGACCAAGTAACCGTTGGGGGCGTGGTGGATACCCGTAACCCCAAAAAGCCCTTGAGTACTAACGTGCAAATTACCGGACGCACCTTCGAGGGCAAAATTTCGACCCATACCTTCACCCTCGGGGATGAAACGAGCATGGCGGCCAACGTCTGTGGCCCGGCCTTCGGCTATCTCAAGGCTGGCCAACAACTCCACCGTCGCGGCATTTATGGCCTGTTCACCGCCGCCGAAATCATGCCGCTATTTGTCCGCTAA